In a single window of the Silurus meridionalis isolate SWU-2019-XX chromosome 8, ASM1480568v1, whole genome shotgun sequence genome:
- the LOC124389743 gene encoding uncharacterized protein LOC124389743 isoform X2: MNSSETDMFYCMFYVHVDLECEDLSCGPYVFSVNVLLYYTGMHCHMVPTSDCLLRLQCDPLRTASETSQPTTAKRPRIDAAQHKHNKTRSLIACALETLHDASYDLLSNSVSALLKGSCKLPGLTDEEKSVTSAFCLNKDPPGNICSTITNTLKALLEDKRLTFQKSSCGRLGQQGLKENLAASVENLKKKS; this comes from the exons ATGAACAGTTCTGAGACTGATATGTTCtattgtatgttttatgtgCACGTGGATTTAGAATGTGAGGATTTATCATGTGGACCGTATGTATTCAGTGTTAATGTGCTTCTGTACTATACAGGAATGCATTGTCACATGGTGCCCACGAGTGATTGTCTCCTTCGTCTTCAGTGT gaCCCATTAAGAACTGCATCGGAAACATCACAACCCACGACTGCTAAAAGACCTCGAATCGATGctgcacagcacaaacacaacaaaacacgaTCCCTCATCGCTTGTGCATTGGAAACTCTTCATGATGccagttatgatttattatctaACTCGGTTTCTGCACTACTTAAAGGGAGTTGTAAACTTCCTGGTCTGACAGATGAGGAAAAATCGGTCACATCTGCGTTTTGTCTAAACAAG GATCCTCCAGGAAACATCTGCAGCACCATCACCAACACACTGAAGGCTCTTCTGGAAGACAAACGCCTGACATTCCAGAAGAGCAGCTGCG GGCGACTTGGCCAACAAGGCCTTAAGGAGAACCTGGCAGCATCAGtggaaaatctgaaaaaaaaatcataa
- the LOC124389743 gene encoding uncharacterized protein LOC124389743 isoform X3, producing the protein MLERGMHCHMVPTSDCLLRLQCDPLRTASETSQPTTAKRPRIDAAQHKHNKTRSLIACALETLHDASYDLLSNSVSALLKGSCKLPGLTDEEKSVTSAFCLNKDPPGNICSTITNTLKALLEDKRLTFQKSSCGEDLYSTAWDYVFSLDLLCAQLGWMWTDIHVIQY; encoded by the exons ATGCTGGAGAGAG GAATGCATTGTCACATGGTGCCCACGAGTGATTGTCTCCTTCGTCTTCAGTGT gaCCCATTAAGAACTGCATCGGAAACATCACAACCCACGACTGCTAAAAGACCTCGAATCGATGctgcacagcacaaacacaacaaaacacgaTCCCTCATCGCTTGTGCATTGGAAACTCTTCATGATGccagttatgatttattatctaACTCGGTTTCTGCACTACTTAAAGGGAGTTGTAAACTTCCTGGTCTGACAGATGAGGAAAAATCGGTCACATCTGCGTTTTGTCTAAACAAG GATCCTCCAGGAAACATCTGCAGCACCATCACCAACACACTGAAGGCTCTTCTGGAAGACAAACGCCTGACATTCCAGAAGAGCAGCTGCGGTGAGGATCTCTATTCTACCGCCTGGGACTACGTATTCAGCCTGGATCTTCTttgtgcacaactgggctggatGTGGACCGACATCCATGTTATACAGTACTGA
- the LOC124389743 gene encoding uncharacterized protein LOC124389743 isoform X1, with amino-acid sequence MNSSETDMFYCMFYVHVDLECEDLSCGPYVFSVNVLLYYTGMHCHMVPTSDCLLRLQCDPLRTASETSQPTTAKRPRIDAAQHKHNKTRSLIACALETLHDASYDLLSNSVSALLKGSCKLPGLTDEEKSVTSAFCLNKDPPGNICSTITNTLKALLEDKRLTFQKSSCGEDLYSTAWDYVFSLDLLCAQLGWMWTDIHVIQY; translated from the exons ATGAACAGTTCTGAGACTGATATGTTCtattgtatgttttatgtgCACGTGGATTTAGAATGTGAGGATTTATCATGTGGACCGTATGTATTCAGTGTTAATGTGCTTCTGTACTATACAGGAATGCATTGTCACATGGTGCCCACGAGTGATTGTCTCCTTCGTCTTCAGTGT gaCCCATTAAGAACTGCATCGGAAACATCACAACCCACGACTGCTAAAAGACCTCGAATCGATGctgcacagcacaaacacaacaaaacacgaTCCCTCATCGCTTGTGCATTGGAAACTCTTCATGATGccagttatgatttattatctaACTCGGTTTCTGCACTACTTAAAGGGAGTTGTAAACTTCCTGGTCTGACAGATGAGGAAAAATCGGTCACATCTGCGTTTTGTCTAAACAAG GATCCTCCAGGAAACATCTGCAGCACCATCACCAACACACTGAAGGCTCTTCTGGAAGACAAACGCCTGACATTCCAGAAGAGCAGCTGCGGTGAGGATCTCTATTCTACCGCCTGGGACTACGTATTCAGCCTGGATCTTCTttgtgcacaactgggctggatGTGGACCGACATCCATGTTATACAGTACTGA